The nucleotide window TCGACCGCCAGCTGATCGAAGACACCGTCGCTCACACGGCCGCCGAAGTGCGGTCGTCCCCCAAGGTCGTCGTGCGGTTGCGCGTGCAAGGAACGAGGAGCGTCCGATGAATCGTCTTCCCGCCATCGCACATCGACTGTCGGTCGGACTCGTGGCCGTGCTTCTCATCGTCGTCGGTGCGGCGGCCATGGCATGGCGGGTCGGCATCGAGCCGGTGGCCGGATGGGTGGAACGTCTCGACGAGCGCGCCGCTCTCGATGCGGCACAGGCGTCCTGGTGGATCTGGGCGCTGGCCGGTCTCACCGTGATCGCGGTCGGCTGGGGTCTGCTGTTGCTGGCCACCAACATCAGGCCACGCGCCGTCGACGACGCCGTGCTCGACGGTTCCGATCAGACCGGAACGCTCACCGTCGCACCGAAACTGATCGCGAACGCGGCCGCGGCGGAACTGGCCGGCAACCCGTTGTTCCAGAAAGCGACCGCGAAGGCGATCGACGACCGGTCGCGCAGCATCATCCGGCTCGAGGTGTCGGCGAGGCCGACCCGGCGCTTCGACGAGGTCACCGCACCGGTCGCCGACACAGTCACCGCGATCCGGACCGCGTTGGGTGACTCCGGAGTACACGTGCAGGCCTTCGTCCACCTCGATCGGTGAACAGGCAGACACCCGCACCGACCGACGACCTCACCCGAGGTTGTCGTCGAACAGATGAATGAACACATGAGATGAAGGAGAAGAGAAATGGGATTCAGCGACAAGGTCAGCAACAAGGCCGAGGACCTCTCGGGCAAGGCCAAGGAGACCGCCGGCGATGTGACCGGTGACGACCAGCTCAAGAGCGAGGGCAAGGGCGATCAGCTCTCCGCGGCCGTCAAGGACGGCGTGGAGAGCGTGAAGGACGCCGCGTCGAACATCAAGGACAAGCTGTCCGGCAACTGAGATCTCCGCCAGCTCGACAGACGAATCCCGAAGGTGCTCAGCACCTTCGGGATTCGTCTCGTTCTCATGGCCGAACGCGGCCGGTCAGGTCCCCTTGACGTTGAGGATCTGCCGCAGGGTGTGCTCGATGTCCACCAGGTCCACGGCGTCGGCCATCACCTGATCGATGTCCTTGTAGGCGTCGGGGATCTCGTCGACCCACTCGTCGCCGTGCCGGTACTCGATCCCCGTCATGCGGGCCGCGAGATCCGCGGCGGTGAACCGCCTCCGGGCCTCGCTTCGGGAGTACCGCCGACCGGCACCGTGCGGCGCCGAGCACAGGCCTGCCGGATTGCCCTTGCCGCGCACGACATACGACCGCGTTCCCATCGATCCCGGGATGACACCCCGGACGCCCTCATGGGCGTCGATCGCTCCCTTCCGGGTCAGCCAGACGTCCTTGCCCGCGTGCGTTTCCCGCACGGTGTAGTTGTGGTGGCAGTTGATCCGGTCCACTTCCAGCGACTCCGCCCCGGCATCGCGATCACCGGAGACGTTGTCGCCGAACCACTCGGCGAACACCGCGACGAATCGATCCATCATCTCCGCGCGGTTCTCGAACGCGAACCGCTGAGCCCAGGACAGATCCCGCAGGTACGCCGTGAGCTCCGGCGTTCCCTGCGGCAGGTACGCGAGGTCGGCGTTGGGCAGCTTGATCCACCACTGGCGGCACAGCCGCTGAGCGATCTTGATGTGCTTCTGGGCGATCTTGTTGCCGACGCCGCGCGAACCCGAATGGAGGAACAGCCACACCACGTCACCCTCGTCGAGGCACAGTTCGATGAAGTGGTTGCCGCCGCCGAGCGACCCGAGCTGTTCCCGCCACTTCGGCGAATGTGAGAGGTCCACACCGTCGTTCGTCGCCTGCTCGTCGAGCGAGTCGATCCGGGCCCGCGTGAAACCGAACCGGTCCAGACCGCGGTTGTAGTTGCCGGGCGAGAGCGGGATCGCATCCTCGATCTTCCCTCGCAGTCGGCCGAGGTCCATCCCGTCGATGTCCGCGGCGCGCAGTCGCGTCTGCACCGCGATCATGCCGCAGCCGATGTCGACGCCGACGGCCGCGGGGATCACCGCACCGGTCGTCGGGATGACCGTGCCCACCGCAGAGCCCTTCCCGAAGTGGGCATCGGGCATGAGGGCGATGTGCGGGTGCACGAACGGCATTCGGGCGGTCTCGGCCGCCTGGGTCAGAGTGTTGTCGTCCACATGCGATGCGTAGTTCAGCACCTTGGGCGACGACTTGGTCGGCATGGAGGATCGTCCTTTCGTGAGCGCCCGGGTCGACGGGCTCTCACATCACACAGTCGAATCCTCCGGGCGGCAAACGGTTTTCTTCTGCCATGCCGCTCGGCACTCTGATCCGAGGACGGCCGGACCCGATCAGCCGATGACGCCGAGAGCCTTGTCCCAGACCGCGTTCTCGCGTACCTCACCCGGGCCGACCATGTCGGCGAAGACGATCGTGCCGTCTCGATCGACGAGGAAGGTGCCGCGGTTGGCGTAACCACGGTCCTCGTTGAACACGCCGTAGGCGCGCGCGGTATCACCATGCGGCCAGAAGTCCGACAGCAGCGGGAACAGGAATCCCTGCGCCGCGGACCACACCTTGTGTGTGGGCGAGGGACCGACCGACACGGTCACCGTCGTCACGTCGTCGTTCTCGAAGCGCGGTTGCTGGTCGCGGATGTAGCCCAGCTCGCCCTGGCACGTGCCGGTGAATGCGAGCGGGAAGAACACGACGAGCACATTGCGATCGGCTCGTAGCGTCGAGAGCGACACGAGCTGGTTGTTCTGGTCGCGAAGGGCGAAGTCCGGTGCCCGATCGCCGACGGTCAGGGGCGCAGAAGGCAGCGCACCGCTCATGCTTTCTTGCCCGCGCGGGCCTTGGGCTGGACGAGTCGGGCCGCCGACCAGTCGCCGAGGCTGATGGCCGAGGTCTGGGTGAGGCCCGCGGTCGGGGCCGCCTCGGCGATCTCACTCGGGTCGACATAGCCGGACTTGCCGGTCTTCGGCGAGAGCACCCACACGAAGCCGTCTTCGGCGAGCGGGCCGATCGCGTCCATCAGGGCGTCGACGAGGTCACCGTCACCGTCGCGCCACCAGAGGACCACGACGTCGATGACGTCGTCGGCATCCTCGTCGACCATCTCGGCGTCGATCGCGTCCTCGATGTCAGCGCGCAGTTCGTCGTCGGTGTCCTCGTCCCAGCCGAGTTCCTGCACGACCAAGCCTGCGGTCAAGCCCAGTTTCTGGGCGTTGCTACCGTCTGTGGCGGCTACCACCGCGCGTGACCTCCTGAAGATGTGTGGATCTTTGTGTGCGTCGTCTGTGCCGAATCAGCGTACGTTCTCGCACGCTGTTCGCCTGTCAGCATAGGCAACAGCCTAAAGCCTCACATTGCAAGCCGAACGCCGTCAGTGATTTCGGGCGTTTCGCGACAGCCTGTGCACAACCGGTACCCCGGGTGCCACGATCCCAATCATCGCGGGGCGGCGGCGCTACCCGCCGGGACGGTCCGACGTCGTCGACGGGACGGACGGGCGCGGGGTGGCCGAGGAGGCCGCCGGAAGCGGCGTGTAACCGCCGCACACGTCGAGCAGCCGCTGCTTGTCGCGGGACCACTGACCCGACACCGGGTTGAGGCCGGCACTCAGTTCACGACGGATCGCGTTCTCCAGCCGTGCGGTCGATTCCAGGAATGTCCGCGCCGGCGTCGAGACGTCCGCGGGCGCGGTTGCGGTGATCTTGGGACGGATCTGATCGGCGCCGGCGATCAGACTGGCCCGTGCCTTCTCGTCGAGATCGCCGACCCCGGGATACGACTGTGCGACGTTCAGACGGGTGACGAAAGCGTTGAACCCCCGGACCATCACGACCATCGACGCCATCGACTCGCGGCACAGCTCGACCCCCTCGGCCCGTACCTCGGCGGCCGCCGAGGCCGACAGCTCGGAGCGGTAGACCGCGACCTCGCCCGGCGCCGGGGTGCCCGCGCCACCGACCGTCGAGGCACACGCACCCGACAGCGCCGCCCCGAGGGCGATCGTGGCCGCGGTCGCCGACCGGATGACGCGGCCCCGGCGGCGCCCCACCGTTCCCGCTCCTCGCTCCGGCATCCACTCCCCCTACTGGTTAGTAATAGTTTCTGGACGCTACCGCATCGACGCGATCGCGACAGCCGACACGGATCCACCCGGTGCCAAGCCACCCCACATGGGGCACGATGAGGGGAGGCACCGCACAACATCGGAGCGCGGTGCCCGACGCCATGCAGTCGGACCACCACCCCGAGTCCGGCCTGTCAGAGGGAGTAGGCATCACCGTGACCAACCAGATGGACCATGCGACACAGGACGTCTCGCCGAGCGAACCCGCCGGGAACACCGGCCCCCGCTCGAACGGGCGCGCCGCCGGACAACGAGTCCGGGTCATCCGCGAAGGAGTCGCGTCCTATCTGCCCGACATCGACCCAGACGAGACCGACGAATGGCTCGACTCGTTCGACGCCCTCCTCGATGCCGCGGGACCCGGTCGCGCTCGGTACCTGATGCTGCGACTTCTCGAGCGGGCCGGCGAGAAGCGCGTGTCGATCCCCGCACTCACCTCCACCGACTACGTCAACACCATCCCCACCGAGGCCGAGCCCTGGTTCCCCGGCGACGAGGACGTCGAACGCCGCTTCCGTCAGATGATCCGGTGGAACGCCGCGATCATGGTGCATCGCGCCCAGCGGCCGGGTGTCGGTGTGGGCGGCCACATCTCCACCTATGCCTCGTCGGCGTCGCTCTACGAGGTCGGCTTCAACCACTTCTTCCGCGGCAAGGACCACTCCGGCGGCGGCGACCACATCTTCATCCAGGGCCACGCCTCACCGGGCATCTACGCCCGCGCCTACCTCGAGGGCCGGATCGACGAGGCCCGGATGGACGGCTTCCGCCAGGAGCACAGCCACGCCGGCGAGGGCGGCGGCCTGCCGTCGTATCCGCATCCGCGCCTGATGCCCGATTTCTGGGAATTCCCCACCGTCTCCATGGGTCTCGGTCCGATGAACGCCGTCTACCAGGCGCGCTTCAACCACTACCTGCACGACCGCGGGATCAAGGACACCTCCGATCAGCATGTGTGGGCCTTCCTCGGCGACGGCGAGATGGACGAGCCCGAGTCGCGCGGCTTCGCCAGCTTCGCGGCCACCGAGGGTCTCGACAACCTGACCTTCGTCATCAACTGCAACCTGCAGCGTCTCGACGGCCCGGTGCGCGGCAACGGCAAGATCATCCAGGAACTCGAGTCCTTCTTCCGCGGCGCCGGATGGAACGTCATCAAGGTCATCTGGGGCCGTGAGTGGGACTCGCTGCTGCACGCCGACCGCGACGGCGCTCTGGTCAATCTGATGAACACCACACCCGACGGCGACTTCCAGACCTACAAGGCCAACGACGGCGCGTTCGTCCGCGAACACTTCTTCAACCGCGATCCGCGTACGAAGGAACTCGTCAAGGATCTCTCCGACGCCGACATCTGGAACCTCAAGCGCGGCGGTCACGACTACCGCAAGATCCATGCCGCCTACGCCTCGGCGATGACCCACAAGGGACAGCCGACGGTCATCCTCGCCCACACCATCAAGGGCTACACGCTGGGCAAGCACTTCGAGGGTCGCAACGCGACGCACCAGATGAAGAAGCTGACGCTCGACGACCTGAAGGCCTTCCGCGACAGCACGCGGATCCCGATCACCGACGAGCAGCTCGAGAAGGACCCGTACCTGCCGCCGTACTACAACCCCGGCAAGGACTCGCCGGAACTCCAGTACATGCTCGACCGGCGCAAGACCCTCGGCGGCTTCCTGCCGAGCCGGCGCACGAAGTCCAAAGTCCTGAAGGCGGACATGAGTTCGGCGCTGAAGGCCACCGCGAAGGGCTCGGGCAAGCAGCAGGTCGCCACCACCATGGCGCTCGTACGTGTCTTCAAGGATCTGTTGCGCGACAAGGAGATCGGCAAGCGCATCGTCCCGATCATCCCCGACGAGGCGCGCACGTTCGGGATGGACTCGTGGTTCCCGACCCTCAAGATCTACAACCGCAACGGGCAGCTCTACACCTCGGTCGACGCCGAACTGATGCTCGCCTACAAGGAGAGCTCGGAGGGCCAGATCCTCCACGAGGGCATCAACGAGGCCGGGTCGGCGGCCAGCTTCGCCGCGGTCGGCACGTCGTACTCGACCCACGACGAGCCGATGATCCCGCTGTACATCTTCTATTCGATGTTCGGTTTCCAGCGCACCGGCGACAGCTTCTGGGCGGCCGCGGACCAGATGGCGCGGGGCTTCGTCATCGGCGCGACCGCGGGGCGCACCACACTGACCGGCGAGGGGCTCCAGCACGCCGACGGGCACTCCCCGTTGCTGGCCGCCACGAACCCCGCGGTCGTCGCCTACGACCCGGCCTTCGCCTACGAGCTCGGCCACATCGTCGAGCGCGGCATCGAGCGCATGTACGGCGACGACCCGGAGAACGTCTTCTACTACCTGACCGTCTACAACGAGCCGATCAGTCAGCCGGCCAAGCCCGAGGGGCTCGATCCGGCCGGCATCGTCAAGGGCGCGTACCGGTTCCAGAAGGCTCCCGAGGGCAAGCAGCATCCGGCCAACATCCTCGTCTCCGGCGTGACCATGCCCGACGCGCTGCGCGCCGCAGACATGCTCGCGGAGGAATGGAACGTCGGCGCCGACGTCTACTCGGTCACCTCGTGGAGCGAACTCGCCCGCGACGGCATCCGCGCCGACCGCGAGGCGGTGCGCGATCCGGGGGCCGAACCGGCCCCGGCCTACCTGACCGAGTTGCTCGCCGACGCCGCCGGCCCGTTCGTCGGAGTCAGCGACTACATGCGAGGCGTCCAGGAGCAGATCCGGGCCTACCTCCCGGGCACCTACCTCACGCTCGGCACGGACGGCTTCGGGTTCTCCGACACCCGTCCGGCGGCACGCCGGTTCTTCAACGTCGACGCCGAGTCGATCGTGGTCGCCGTGCTCGTCGCGCTCGCCCGAGACGGCAACATCGAGATGTCGGTCGCCAAGCAGGCCGCCGACAAGTACCGGATCGACGATGTCTCGGCCGCACCCGAGCAGACCAGCGATCCGGGTGTCGCCTGAGCGTCGCGTCGACGGACGCGGCCTCGTCTCGCCCACGGTCGGCGACTCCGGCCGGCCGAGGGTCTAGATTGAGGTCGTGTCCGATGCCAGCGTGAACAGGAAGCCACCGCCGGCTGATGTGTTCGGTGAGCGGGGCGCCCATGTACCGGCCCCCGCCACCGTGCACGACGCACTCCCGGACACACTGCTCCGGCGGGTCAAGCAGTACAGCGGCCGACTCGCCACCGAGGCGGTCCACTCGATGCAGGACCAGCTGCCGTACTTCTCCGATCTCGACGCGGCGCAGCGCGCGAGTGTGCAACTCGTCGTGCAGACCGCGGTGGTCAATTTCGTCGAGTGGATCCAGGACCCCGAAGGCAACGTGAAGTTCACGGTCCAGGCCTTCCAGGTGGTCCCCCAGGATCTCGCCCGCCGGATCACCCTCCTGCAGACCGTCGAGATGGTCCGCGTGGCGATGGAGTTCTTCGAGAAGTGGCTCCCGCTCCTGGCCCGCAACGACGCCCAGCTCCGCGCGCTCACCGAGTCGGTGCTGCGGTACGGACGGGAGATCGGCTTCGCCGCGGCATCCATCTACGCCTCGGCCGCGGAGTCGCGGGGTGCGTGGGATTCCCGGCTCGAGGCCCTGGTCGTCGACGCGGTCGTCCGCGGGGACACCGGCGCCCAGTTGCTGTCCCGCGCAGCAGCACTCAACTGGGAATCGGATGCACCCGCCACCGTCATCGTCGGGACCCCGCCGCCGGAACAGAACGTCTCGGTGCCGCTGGCGATCCACAACACGGCCAAGTCCTTCGACCGGTCGGCCCTCTCGGTGGTGCAGGGTTCGGTACTGGTGGCCATCGTGAGCGGTCCGGCCCGTCCGACCGAGAAGTTCGTCGGCGCGCTGCTGTCCCACTTCGCCGATGCCCCGGTCGTCATCGGACCGACGATGCCGAACCTCGGCAGTGCGCACACGAGTGCGACCGAGGCGATGGCCGGAATAGAGGCGGTGGCGGGCTGGCCGAACGCCCCGCGCCCGGTCCACAGTCTCGAACTGCTCCCCGAACGCGCGCTCAACGGCGACGAGTCAGCGATGACCGCTTTGGTGGAATCCCTCGTCCTACCGCTGGCCGAGGGCGGCTCGACGTTGACGACGACGCTCGATGCCTACCTCGACTCGGGCGGCTCGGTGGAATCGTGCGCTCGGATTCTGTACATACATCCAAATACGGTCCGCTACCGGTTGAAGAAAATTTCAGAAATCACAGGACGTGACCCAACTAACCCTCGCGACGCCTACGTTCTGAGGGTCGCGTCGACGGTGGGTCGACTGACACACTTCCGGCACAAATCGCATTCATCAGCCACATGAGTCACACCGGTTTCATGTCCGATTCACCGTTTGTGCTGATAGAAGCCTTAAGAACACGGTTCGGTAACAAATCTCGGACTGGTGACGAACCAGGTGACCTGTAGGTCACCTTTGTGGGAACCCCACAAAAGGCGGCGACAAGGTTCATGCTTCTCCACACCCACATCCCACGGGCAAAGGGTGTTCTCTGGTCACGTGCTTTCGATGCTTGCCCCCGGACAGGGCTCACAGACACCCGGAATGCTCGTGCCCTGGCTCGAACTGCCGGGCGCGCGTGACCAGCTCGCCACCTGGTCCAAGCTCATCCAGCTGGACCTCGAAGGGCTCGGCACCACCGCCACCGCGGAGGAGATCACCGACACCGCGGTGACCCAGCCGCTCGTCGTGGTCGCGGCGCTGCTGGCCTACGACGAGGTCCGCAAGAACGGCGAGCTGCCTGCCGACGCCGTCGTGGCCGGACACTCGGTGGGTGAACTGGCCGCTGCGGCGATCACCGGTGTGATCTCCGCCGACGAAGCGGTCACGCTCGCCGCGATCCGCGGTGCCGAGATGGCCAAGGCCTGCGCGCTCGAGCCCACGACCATGGCTGCCGTTCTCGGTGGCGACGAGGCCGCGGTGCTCGCGCGCCTCGACGAACTCGACCTCGTCCCCGCCAACCGCAACGCGGCGGGTCAGATCGTCGCCGCCGGAGCGGTCTCTCAGATCGACGAACTCATCGCGTCGCCGCCGGAGAAGGCTCGCATCCGCAAGCTCGCCGTCGCCGGCGCGTTCCACACACATTTCATGGCTCCGGCCCAGGAGGCCGTCGCCGCTGCCGCGGCACAGATCACCCCGTCCGACCCCGTCCGCACGCTGCTGTCGAACTCCGACGGTCAGCCTGTAACGGACGGCGCCGACGCGCTGACAAAACTGGTGGGACAGGTGACCAGGCCGGTCCGCTGGGATCTCTGCTCGGCGTACCTGCGGGACCACTCGGCCGACGCCGTGGTGGAACTGCCCCCGGCGGGGACGCTGGTGGGTATCGCCAAGCGCGAACTCAAGGGCACTCCCGCGCTGGCGCTCAAGGAGCCCGGCGACATCACGAAGATCACCGAACTTGGATAGCGGTCGCGGGTAGTCCGCGACCCCCGGAACGTCGGCTGTTAGAGCCGGCGTGTCCAAGCGCGCGGACTCTCCTGTCCGTCATGCGCTCCGGAACCATCAAGTCAACGAAGCTAAGGAAAGGGAACGCCACAGTGGCTGCCACCCAGGAACAACTCATTGCCGGCATCGCGGAGATCATCGAAGAAGTCACCGGCATCGAGCCGTCCGAGGTGACCCTCGAGAAGTCGTTCGTCGACGACCTCGACATCGATTCGCTGTCCATGGTCGAGATCGCGGTCCAGACCGAGGACAAGTACGGCGTGAAGATCCCGGACGAGGATCTCGCCGGCCTCCGCACCGTCGGCGACGCCGTCGCCTACATCCAGAAGCTCGAGAACGAGAACCCCGAGGCCGCTGCAGCCATCAAGGCGCAGGTCGAGGCAGACGAGAACTGATGACTCCCTCTTCCCTCCGCGAGTACTCCACGCTGGGTGGGAACTTCCCGAGTGTGGTGGTCACCTCCATGGTGGCCACCACCTCGCTGGGCGGGGACCTCGACTCGACCTGGAAGAACCTGCTGGCCGGCGAATCGGGAATCCGTGAGCTGACCGACGACTTCATCACCAAGTACAACCTCCCGGTGCGCATCGGTGGTCGTCTCCTCCAGGATCCCGCCGAGGAGGTCACGCGCGTCGAGTCCCGGCGGATGGCCTACGTCGAGCGCATCGCGCACGTCATGAGCAAGCGCCTCTGGGCCCAGGCCGGCGAACCCGACGTCGACAAGGATCGCCTCGCCGTCGTGATCGGTACCGGTCAGGGCGGCGCCGACGCGATGGTCGACGCGGTCCAGGCCATGGAGACCACCGGGAACTACCGCAAGGTGTCCCCGCTCGCCGTCTCGATGGCGATGCCGAACGGACCGGCGGCCGTCGCGGGACTCAACGTCGGCGCCCGCGCCGGCGTGATCACCCCGGTCTCGGCCTGTTCATCGGGCGCCGAGGCCATCGCACACGCCTGGCGCCACATCGTCATGGGTGACGCCGACATGGTCGTCACCGGCGGCGTCGAGGGTCACATCGACGCGGTGCCGATCGCCGCCTTCTCGATGATGCGTGCGATGAGCACGCGCAACGACGATCCCGCGGCCGCCTCACGGCCGTTCGACAAGGACCGCGACGGGTTCGTCTTCGGCGAGGGCTCGGCGATGCTGATCCTCGAGCGTGAGGATCATGCACGGGCACGCGGCGCGCACATCCACGCCCGCCTCCTCGGCTCCGGCATCACCTCCGACGGATTCCACCTCGTCGCCCCCGACCCCAGTGGACAGGGCAATGCACGGGCGATGACCCGGGCCCTGCAGACCGCCGGTCTGCAGCGCTCCGACATCACCCACATCAACGCGCACGCCACGTCGACCCCCATCGGCGACACCGCCGAGGCCGCGGGCATTCTCGCCGCCATCGGCCAGCACGCGGCGGTGTACGCACCGAAGTCCGCGCTCGGACACTCCATCGGTGCCGTCGGGGCGCTTGAGTCGGTCCTGACCATCAAGAGTGTCGAGGAAGGCGTCATCCCGCCGACTCTTAACCTCGAGAATCTGGA belongs to Gordonia sp. KTR9 and includes:
- a CDS encoding CsbD family protein; translated protein: MGFSDKVSNKAEDLSGKAKETAGDVTGDDQLKSEGKGDQLSAAVKDGVESVKDAASNIKDKLSGN
- a CDS encoding RtcB family protein: MPTKSSPKVLNYASHVDDNTLTQAAETARMPFVHPHIALMPDAHFGKGSAVGTVIPTTGAVIPAAVGVDIGCGMIAVQTRLRAADIDGMDLGRLRGKIEDAIPLSPGNYNRGLDRFGFTRARIDSLDEQATNDGVDLSHSPKWREQLGSLGGGNHFIELCLDEGDVVWLFLHSGSRGVGNKIAQKHIKIAQRLCRQWWIKLPNADLAYLPQGTPELTAYLRDLSWAQRFAFENRAEMMDRFVAVFAEWFGDNVSGDRDAGAESLEVDRINCHHNYTVRETHAGKDVWLTRKGAIDAHEGVRGVIPGSMGTRSYVVRGKGNPAGLCSAPHGAGRRYSRSEARRRFTAADLAARMTGIEYRHGDEWVDEIPDAYKDIDQVMADAVDLVDIEHTLRQILNVKGT
- a CDS encoding peroxiredoxin, with the translated sequence MSGALPSAPLTVGDRAPDFALRDQNNQLVSLSTLRADRNVLVVFFPLAFTGTCQGELGYIRDQQPRFENDDVTTVTVSVGPSPTHKVWSAAQGFLFPLLSDFWPHGDTARAYGVFNEDRGYANRGTFLVDRDGTIVFADMVGPGEVRENAVWDKALGVIG
- a CDS encoding DUF3052 domain-containing protein, giving the protein MVAATDGSNAQKLGLTAGLVVQELGWDEDTDDELRADIEDAIDAEMVDEDADDVIDVVVLWWRDGDGDLVDALMDAIGPLAEDGFVWVLSPKTGKSGYVDPSEIAEAAPTAGLTQTSAISLGDWSAARLVQPKARAGKKA
- the aceE gene encoding pyruvate dehydrogenase (acetyl-transferring), homodimeric type — its product is MQSDHHPESGLSEGVGITVTNQMDHATQDVSPSEPAGNTGPRSNGRAAGQRVRVIREGVASYLPDIDPDETDEWLDSFDALLDAAGPGRARYLMLRLLERAGEKRVSIPALTSTDYVNTIPTEAEPWFPGDEDVERRFRQMIRWNAAIMVHRAQRPGVGVGGHISTYASSASLYEVGFNHFFRGKDHSGGGDHIFIQGHASPGIYARAYLEGRIDEARMDGFRQEHSHAGEGGGLPSYPHPRLMPDFWEFPTVSMGLGPMNAVYQARFNHYLHDRGIKDTSDQHVWAFLGDGEMDEPESRGFASFAATEGLDNLTFVINCNLQRLDGPVRGNGKIIQELESFFRGAGWNVIKVIWGREWDSLLHADRDGALVNLMNTTPDGDFQTYKANDGAFVREHFFNRDPRTKELVKDLSDADIWNLKRGGHDYRKIHAAYASAMTHKGQPTVILAHTIKGYTLGKHFEGRNATHQMKKLTLDDLKAFRDSTRIPITDEQLEKDPYLPPYYNPGKDSPELQYMLDRRKTLGGFLPSRRTKSKVLKADMSSALKATAKGSGKQQVATTMALVRVFKDLLRDKEIGKRIVPIIPDEARTFGMDSWFPTLKIYNRNGQLYTSVDAELMLAYKESSEGQILHEGINEAGSAASFAAVGTSYSTHDEPMIPLYIFYSMFGFQRTGDSFWAAADQMARGFVIGATAGRTTLTGEGLQHADGHSPLLAATNPAVVAYDPAFAYELGHIVERGIERMYGDDPENVFYYLTVYNEPISQPAKPEGLDPAGIVKGAYRFQKAPEGKQHPANILVSGVTMPDALRAADMLAEEWNVGADVYSVTSWSELARDGIRADREAVRDPGAEPAPAYLTELLADAAGPFVGVSDYMRGVQEQIRAYLPGTYLTLGTDGFGFSDTRPAARRFFNVDAESIVVAVLVALARDGNIEMSVAKQAADKYRIDDVSAAPEQTSDPGVA
- a CDS encoding PucR family transcriptional regulator produces the protein MSDASVNRKPPPADVFGERGAHVPAPATVHDALPDTLLRRVKQYSGRLATEAVHSMQDQLPYFSDLDAAQRASVQLVVQTAVVNFVEWIQDPEGNVKFTVQAFQVVPQDLARRITLLQTVEMVRVAMEFFEKWLPLLARNDAQLRALTESVLRYGREIGFAAASIYASAAESRGAWDSRLEALVVDAVVRGDTGAQLLSRAAALNWESDAPATVIVGTPPPEQNVSVPLAIHNTAKSFDRSALSVVQGSVLVAIVSGPARPTEKFVGALLSHFADAPVVIGPTMPNLGSAHTSATEAMAGIEAVAGWPNAPRPVHSLELLPERALNGDESAMTALVESLVLPLAEGGSTLTTTLDAYLDSGGSVESCARILYIHPNTVRYRLKKISEITGRDPTNPRDAYVLRVASTVGRLTHFRHKSHSSAT
- a CDS encoding ACP S-malonyltransferase, with protein sequence MLSMLAPGQGSQTPGMLVPWLELPGARDQLATWSKLIQLDLEGLGTTATAEEITDTAVTQPLVVVAALLAYDEVRKNGELPADAVVAGHSVGELAAAAITGVISADEAVTLAAIRGAEMAKACALEPTTMAAVLGGDEAAVLARLDELDLVPANRNAAGQIVAAGAVSQIDELIASPPEKARIRKLAVAGAFHTHFMAPAQEAVAAAAAQITPSDPVRTLLSNSDGQPVTDGADALTKLVGQVTRPVRWDLCSAYLRDHSADAVVELPPAGTLVGIAKRELKGTPALALKEPGDITKITELG
- the acpM gene encoding meromycolate extension acyl carrier protein AcpM; translation: MAATQEQLIAGIAEIIEEVTGIEPSEVTLEKSFVDDLDIDSLSMVEIAVQTEDKYGVKIPDEDLAGLRTVGDAVAYIQKLENENPEAAAAIKAQVEADEN
- a CDS encoding KasA/KasB family beta-ketoacyl-ACP synthase — its product is MTPSSLREYSTLGGNFPSVVVTSMVATTSLGGDLDSTWKNLLAGESGIRELTDDFITKYNLPVRIGGRLLQDPAEEVTRVESRRMAYVERIAHVMSKRLWAQAGEPDVDKDRLAVVIGTGQGGADAMVDAVQAMETTGNYRKVSPLAVSMAMPNGPAAVAGLNVGARAGVITPVSACSSGAEAIAHAWRHIVMGDADMVVTGGVEGHIDAVPIAAFSMMRAMSTRNDDPAAASRPFDKDRDGFVFGEGSAMLILEREDHARARGAHIHARLLGSGITSDGFHLVAPDPSGQGNARAMTRALQTAGLQRSDITHINAHATSTPIGDTAEAAGILAAIGQHAAVYAPKSALGHSIGAVGALESVLTIKSVEEGVIPPTLNLENLDPECDIDVVHGEPRYGQIEYAINNSFGFGGHNVALAFGRY